GCGGGGCTGGACCCCTCCTCCTATTTGAACCTCCGTCCGAGGGTTCAAGTGCGAACCCGGGCCCAGACCGGCCCATGTTCGAGGCACTGCGGCGCGACGACCGCGCCATCGAGGGACTGCCGATTCGACTGGTCATCGCGCTCGTCGTGGGCGTCGCCTGCTTGAGCGTGATGATGAGTACGATTTCGGGGATGGAGACGCTACAGGTCACCGAGGTCGACGTCGAACCCGAGCCGGAGGTGACGGCCCCAGGGCCACAGAACGTGACCGTCACCGTCGTCGACCCCGATGGTGGGCCGGTCGCGGGGGCGACGGTCGTCGCGATGGGCGGAACGGCGACCCTCTCGGGGGTGGCGACGGCCGAGACGAACGCCCGCGGGAACGCCACGTTCTCGCTCTCGCCCTCGCTCGGGCCGAACCAGCGGGAGGGGACCGTCACGTTCGACGTGAAACCGCCCGCCGGGAGCAACTACCGGGACGACCGGTCGAACACGGCCCTGCTGGTGGTCGGGTCGTGACCGCGGAACCCCTCTCAGAAAGCCCGGCGGCTACCGGTCCCAGTCGATCCACTCTTGCTCCCAGCCGTTCCGGGACTGCGCCGACCGCCGGGCGTGTTCACGGTCCTCCCGGCGCGTCCGGTTGCGCTCGACGGTGTCGGCCTGCTCGCCGTCGACGAGCATCGGCTGGAAGGCGACGCTCCCCAGGCGCTGGCTGACGCCGTCGGGCGTCACGATGGCGAGCGTCTGCTGGCTGGCACCGAGCGGCATCACGAGCTGGCCGTCCGGCGCCAGCTGCTCGACCAGCGCACGCGGGGGTTCGATGGCCGCCGCCTCGACGAGAATGCGGTCGTAGGGGGCGTACTCCGGGAGGCCGCCGGCGCCGTCCCGACAGTCGACGAGGACGGCCTTGTAGCCCGCTTCCGCGAGGTTCGACCGTGCTTCGATGACCAGCCGGCGGGTGATGTCGATGGCCTGTACGTTTGCGGCGCCGACGTGTTCGGCGAGCACGGCGGCGGTGTAGCCCACGCCCGCGCCGACGACGAGCACCGAGTCGTCAGCGTTGGGGTCGAGCGCTTCGAGCAGCCTGGCGGCGGTGTTGGGCGCGAGTACGCGGGTCCCGAGGCGCTCGAACGGCCGGTCGGAGTAGGCCTGCTCGTCGCCGACGAACGCCTCGCGCGGCACTGCTCGCATCGCAGTCGAGAGCCAGTCGCTGTGCACGACGCTCTTGCTGTCGTGTTCCAGGCTCGCGACCATATCGTCCCGCAGTACCGCCGGGTCCATAGGTGAGTGTTCGACCGGAGGTATATCAATGACGCGCCCGGCGCTACTGCAACCGGACGAACCGCACGGCGCCGTGGGTATCGGTCGACAGCGAGCCATCGGGATGGCGCCGAGCGCTGACGAGTCGCTGTCGGTCGCGGCCGACCGGCGCGAGCACCAGCCCGCCGGGCTGGGTCTGCTCGACGACGGGCTGCGGTAACGACGGCGCCGCACAGGTCAGGTAGGTGCGCTCGTACGGGGCGTGTTCGGGCCAGCCGCGTTTCCCGTCGCCGACGCGTATCGAGACGTCGCCGTAGCCGAGCGACGAGAGCGTCTCGCGGGCACGCTCGGCGAGCGACGCCCGGTACTCGACGCTGTAGACGTGCTCCGGGCCGACGAGTTCGGCGGCGACGGCGGCGTGGTACCCACAGCCGGTACCGATTTCGAGGACGGTGTCGCCGTGCTGGAGGTCCAGCAGGTCGAGCATCCTGACGACCATGTGGGGCGCCGAGATGGTCTGGCCCTCGCCGATGGGGAGCGGGTGGTCCTTGTACGAAGCCTCACGACGTGATTCGGGGACGAAGCGGTGTCGCGGAACCGCAGCGAGCGCGTCGACGACGGCCTCGTCGAACTGGCCGCTCCGGCCGAGGCGCTCGGCGAGCGCCGCTCGCTGTCGCCCCCAGTCGGGCATGCTACCAGGCCGACCAGGCCGTGGTCGACTCGTCGCGGACCAGCAGTCGGGTGATGTCCTTCGCGAAGGCCATGTCGCCGTCGAAGTCCAGTTTCTCGTGCTGGTAACCGTGGGCATCGTCGCGGACGTGGATGCCCTCGACGGTGAACTCCTCGTCGCCGAACTGCTCGGTCTCGCCGACGACGAACTCGAAGT
This DNA window, taken from Haloarcula ordinaria, encodes the following:
- a CDS encoding DUF7382 domain-containing protein: MFEALRRDDRAIEGLPIRLVIALVVGVACLSVMMSTISGMETLQVTEVDVEPEPEVTAPGPQNVTVTVVDPDGGPVAGATVVAMGGTATLSGVATAETNARGNATFSLSPSLGPNQREGTVTFDVKPPAGSNYRDDRSNTALLVVGS
- a CDS encoding protein-L-isoaspartate O-methyltransferase family protein, with protein sequence MDPAVLRDDMVASLEHDSKSVVHSDWLSTAMRAVPREAFVGDEQAYSDRPFERLGTRVLAPNTAARLLEALDPNADDSVLVVGAGVGYTAAVLAEHVGAANVQAIDITRRLVIEARSNLAEAGYKAVLVDCRDGAGGLPEYAPYDRILVEAAAIEPPRALVEQLAPDGQLVMPLGASQQTLAIVTPDGVSQRLGSVAFQPMLVDGEQADTVERNRTRREDREHARRSAQSRNGWEQEWIDWDR
- a CDS encoding protein-L-isoaspartate(D-aspartate) O-methyltransferase, with the protein product MPDWGRQRAALAERLGRSGQFDEAVVDALAAVPRHRFVPESRREASYKDHPLPIGEGQTISAPHMVVRMLDLLDLQHGDTVLEIGTGCGYHAAVAAELVGPEHVYSVEYRASLAERARETLSSLGYGDVSIRVGDGKRGWPEHAPYERTYLTCAAPSLPQPVVEQTQPGGLVLAPVGRDRQRLVSARRHPDGSLSTDTHGAVRFVRLQ